AGGATTGAAGCAGACATTACTTACGTTTCGCCAAATCGCGGGGGATCGTCAGTTTATGGGTTATGCGTTAACCCAAGGATTTGTAGCTGCTGGCATGTTTGCGTACATATCAGGTTCACCGTTTGTGCTTCAGAAAATATACGGGGTATCCCCGCAAATGTTCAGTGTATGCTTCGCCATTAACGGGTTAGGCATTATTCTGGCCAGTCAGATTGCCGGTAGACTTGCAGGAAAGGTATCAGAGAATCGCCTGTTAATCGCGGGGCTGCTAACCGCGGCGCTCGGAGGAACTTCATTGCTTATCGCCATTCTGGCTGGAGGTAATCTAATCTCTGTACTGATTCCGTTATTTCTGGTGGTATCCAGTGTTGGGTTGGTCAATACCGCGTCCTTCGCCTTGGCGATGGCCAATCAGGAGAAGTCGGCAGGCAGTGCTTCTGCGCTTATTGGTGTGATGACGTTCCTGTTCGGAGGTATTGTCGCTCCCCTCGTAGGTCTCGGGGGAGAAGGCACAGCTGTGCCAATGGGAATCGTTATTGCGTGTGCGGATCTCGGTGCCTTGGTGATTTACTTCCTAATGGTCAGTAAAGGCAGGAAGCGCCAGAACGATCAAGTGTTGAGTTAAATGTACTGATTATGTACACCTTGCGTTTATGGAGTCTTAGTAATGTAAAGGTGCATCTGGATAAAAGGACGAAAAAGAGCCTCACTTGGAAGGAATCTTGCTTCCAAGTGGGGCTCTTGCTGTAGGTAAGGACAGGTTTAGCAGAGCGCAAACAAAATCTGTGTATTGGACAGTATACCTGGCGTGAGGAATGGATAGAAGTACCCCACCACAAAACCAAACAGATTAATCGCAGGCCACATCAGGTAGACATCATTGTATGTGAAGACAAGGGACCATCGGTTGTAACAAAAGTTGGGCAGCGCACGTTCTTCGTTATCTCGTGGTGCCGCTGCACCAGTCTGTGCAAATTGCACAGCTTGAGTGAGACTTTGCGGCTGTTGCTGGAGGAAGAGCGGAAGCAGACCCGGGCTGCTTTTGATCAGGTTATACAGAAAAAGCATTTCTGCCGGAGGCTGACCTACCGGACGAGGATAGGCACTAAGCAGGGTGGGCAGATTGCCTTGCGCCAGTTGCGCAGGTACGCCCGATGCTGTACCCGGGAATGTACCCGGAATGCCTCCGGGGATATAGGGACCAGGTCCTCCGCCTGGAATGTATGGAGGATAGGAGCCTTGACCGCCAGGTGTACCTGGAAACGTCTGACCACCCGGTATGCCGCCACTGCCACCACCTGGGAACAGTGGAGGCAGTTGAAAGGAACGGTCTTCTCCATAACTTAGATAAGGGTTATATTCGTAATACATGTACAGAACATCCTTCCTGTCGTCGTATTCTGCATTCAGCATATGGCGGCATCCGCCTATATGTGAGTGCCGTCAAGAAGATTTTATATGATTGC
This Paenibacillus xylanexedens DNA region includes the following protein-coding sequences:
- a CDS encoding multidrug effflux MFS transporter, with product MKSTTASLNTNSTSRVRMALILGTLSAFGPLSLDMYLPALPTLADEFGSSTSYAQLSLTACMIGLAVGQLLAGPLSDIRGRRTPLIAGLVLYTIASILCLVSPTMGSFVVLRFIQGVAGAAGIVISRAIVRDVYSGPELTRFFSLLMLINGVAPIAAPIIGGQLLTYTSWRGVFILLSLIGILTLLAVIFGLGETLPSNRRSSGGLKQTLLTFRQIAGDRQFMGYALTQGFVAAGMFAYISGSPFVLQKIYGVSPQMFSVCFAINGLGIILASQIAGRLAGKVSENRLLIAGLLTAALGGTSLLIAILAGGNLISVLIPLFLVVSSVGLVNTASFALAMANQEKSAGSASALIGVMTFLFGGIVAPLVGLGGEGTAVPMGIVIACADLGALVIYFLMVSKGRKRQNDQVLS